In Hyphomicrobiales bacterium, the sequence CCCGGCGACAAGGTGCCGGTCTATGTCCAGCGGGCCCATGGCTTCGGCCTGCCCGCCGACCCGGCGACGCCGATCATCATGTGCGGCCCGGGCACGGGCGTCGCGCCGTTCCGTGCCTTCCTGCATGACCGGCAGGCGACGAAGGCGCCGGGCCGCAACTGGCTGTTCTTCGGCCATCAGCGTCGTAGCTGCGACTTCTTCTACGAAGACGAATTGCAGACGATGAAAGATGCCGGCTTCCTCACCAATCTGACGCTGGCCTGGTCGCGCGATGGCGAGAAGATTTATGTCCAGGACCGCATGCGCGAGCGCGGCAGCGAGCTATGGTCGTGGCTCGAACAAGGCGCGCATTTCTACATCTGCGGCGACGCCAAGCGCATGGCAAAGGATGTCGAGCGCGCCCTGGTCGATGTCGTCGTGGAGCAGGGCAGGCGCTCCGCCGAAGACGCGACCGCCTATATCGCGGCTCTGCGGAAGGCCGGACGCTATCAGGCGGATGTCTATTAGAGGTCTCCGTCCCGAAGCCCTCTAAAAGATAGCCGAACTGGTGCCGGTGCTCCCTTCAATCATGAAGGATCGCATGGCCGACGTGACGCAAGGGCCTGATCTTTCACTTCATTTACCGCGCCCGACAATGTGGTTAGGAGCGGTCCGCGCTCAGAGGCGTCGTCTTACGCTTCCAATGTGAGATCGCCTGCAATGTTGGCCCCGTGAGGGGCGGCTATCGCTTTGAAGGTTAGCCCCCTGTTATCGGCTGCGGCTGATCCTTCCGTCTTTTCGGAAGGGGCCGGGGATGACGCGTGTGGTAGGATTTGGTCCGTCGGCGGTCGCGAGAGGGTTCATGGACAAGGCTTGGCAATTCGAAAAGGACCTCGCGGAGGTCCGCGTGTTTGCGCTGTCGGTTGGGGTGACCGCTGCTGAGTTCGAGACCATCCTGGCGAAGGTCAGAAACCTCGCAGCCCGGGA encodes:
- a CDS encoding hypothetical protein (Evidence 5 : Unknown function); protein product: MDKAWQFEKDLAEVRVFALSVGVTAAEFETILAKVRNLAARDPGWGSGERDIRMIKSIINKGRPYGGDL